agataaaggccacaacggcgaatcttactttcctagctgtgcagtggaatagattgaagctacgacggcgaatcttgtttccccaaaATTGCAGTTAAACAGATTGAAGgtaccaatcctatctccctgaagttacagtggagcggattaaaaccacagatcttatttctctgaagttgcagtagagtagattgcATCCAATCCTATTtttctgaagttgcaatggagcggattaaaaccatagatcttatctctctgaggttACAGAGAGCAGATTACgagtagatcttatctctctgatgTTGCAGAGAGTAGAttgcatccagtcttatctgaagttacagcagaaTGGACTGAAGCACCAATtcttatacctctgaagatacAGTAGGTTGAAATggggctacttgaagaagaagagcactaAGATCCAGCACGACCAGgcaaaattggtcatttctaaagtctttgctaTGTTCTCGTTGCACGTCAACAAGCAAAGAAGGGCAGCTGTCATGCCCAATTTTTACCCGGGCCcgtacataaataataataataccaaaTAAAAATGTGAAGCCCAAACAAGGTCCAAATTACATCAACCCAAATACAATGTGGcccaacacaaaaaaaaacagcaGAAACCCTAATCAGTTGGCAGTGAACTAGCGCCGCAGCAACCACCCACATCACGACAACCGCCCACGTTCAGCAGCTTCTGCACACGACCTCTCGCCAATGGTACCTGCAATAAGCCACGAACAGCAAACAAGAGGcaataaatgagaaaataacaataaaatgtaaaaaggggggagttattttttttattttcggctatataaagctaAATAAAATCTGCAAAAGGGGTTAGTAAAAATTGTATTTGAAAGAgatttaaagaaagaagaacagaaaatcagaaaataatttttgaaggtGATCTATTTGTTCCATTTTTCTTgtaactattttttttgttttcatttttttctactgtttttaaaaaaatatataaacgaAAGTAAAGAGAAGGAAGAGGTTCTTACCAGTGGTGGCGCGCCGTCGGTGCCCTTGCTGTGCTTCAATCGGAGTTGAAAAGGGGGGAGAGTACCGGCGTGAGGAATAAAGGAGAGGATAAAGCagttttttttcctctcttttccCATCTTTTTGCGGCTGCTATGGCTAATAATGGATTAGAATGGGATTAGGGTTAGAAGTAGGCCTTGCTTAATGGgctatttacatttttaatccttttcattttcccattatttcaaaaccatggtttttttttgtttttaaatttttctatgaaatattgaaattgttttattttaatccttattgaaacgctgcgttttgggagAATGGATTAATTTCTCTTTAGGTCCTCCTCCTATTGCGCGTGTTCTGATTTGGTCCCTTTTCAcgttttttatctttaaattcggcctttaaacttcatttaattttcaatttaatccttaacctgtcattttagtttttttaaatttttttaatattattgatattgattgtatgcttattattatattatttattatatttatcattattattattattattattattattttatacatttacacacgtattttttataatatatatgcatatatttttataaatacatgtgcatattttatatatatattttattattattttattctcatagtttttatatacatttatattttataatacatatacattttccttattttataatccatgcacatatacatgtatttttttataatatgtatatacatacttttatcttagaaattattataagttttttgtttttttgttttatatatttcattcattttcttaaatatacgtatatctatatatatgtattttaatgtatgcatatacatattttcaagatttacttatatattatacttatatatatatattgcaaatacatatacatttataattcttattaaagtatttgtttcgTGTTGtattaacattttgtttttttaaaagaaaaaatatgtttgattttgttaaagCATTAAAACCATTTTTGTTCAAAGGCTTTCAAGATATTGTAATATTCGATATTTGAGATTTTCgagaagattgagccctaacgtattgggtttcaattttcctaattaaccctaaataagtgagaattttttttcaaaacgcataaataaaaatcattttcgggaattcaacatgttgtgtcctaatgtattgggtatgacatattgttttcttgagataaaatttttcctataaaaagggtaatattcaaagttttagaattttgagaaattatacTCTAACGTATTGAGTCTCGATTTCTTCATCTAACTTAAACAATCGAATATTCCctaaataagattattttaatgtgtaatttgatttatacaagttttttaaatacaatgatcatattttaaaaaccttttcaaacttttgacatcaagacattaaataatcaattcggtaccgattttgggcgttacgagggtgctaaccctttctcgtgcgtaactgactcccgaacctgttttctcaaaattcacagaccaaaatcgttttttaaggtgacccgatcacacttcagtaaaggatcggtggcggctccaattttcgtttttaagttgaaaactaaagtttttttttgttttatcgaaaaatggtttcgacaaagatatttaccattttgaactaaACCCCCTCGAGGGtttaatttctttctcaaataaccAATAGCAACATCATTTGAACTTGCATTATCAATAGTAACAGTAAACAACTTATCAATCCCCCAATTCAACAAGCATTTCTCAATCACCATCCCAATGGACTCACCCTTATGACTAGAAATTggacaaaagtttaaaatctttttatttaatttccaatCATTATTAATAAAGTGAGTAgtgatacacaaataattaactctTTGGAAAGAAGTCCATGTGTTAGTAGATAAGCAAACTCTAGAACaagaacttttcaaaagttgTTTTATCTTGATCCTTTCATCTAAATACAATTGATAAACATCCCTAGTCATAGTAGTTCGTGAAAGAATATGAAACCTAGGACATGccacaaacataaatttcttaaaaccttCACTTTCAACAAACTTGAAAGGTAATTCATCAATCACAATCATTTGTGCTACTCCTTTCCTACATACTTCTTGATCAAATCTCCAAGTTGAAAGATTCCCTTCCCCCCCTTCAACTCCCTTTCTAGGTAAAACTAGTTGTCCTTGAGTATTTTCAACAACATTACTAGGATTTTTCTTACATGAATCAATATGATATTTCAATAACCCTGtaccattttttttcatatcacaACAAAATTCCTTTTGACAATAATTACATTTAGCCTTACTTGCACCCTGACTATTTATAATCTTAGTGAAGTGAGACCAAACTTCTGACCTTTGAGGagcaatttttcttttcccggTAGTCCTCTTTGTTTGGCTTGAAGCTCCAACTCCCGAATTTTCAGAATCTATCGAAGTAGGAGGTGTAACACTACCCTCAATAGATGTTGGTTCGGTTGACATTCTGCTAgaaaaaagtatataataaattaaaataatatcgaGTCATCAATTTGGAGAAACAAAGGTTGAAATTGGAATAGAAAGAATAAATGGAATAAAGGGAATAGAGAGAATAtagagtttttaagttttaaggactaaaaaaCGCTTTCCTCCCCAAATGAGATGATAAAGAGTCGACCCATAAAAATAGaagtaaatgaaaaatgataGTGTTCTTTCAACTACTCAACCATTTTACAGAAGAAGGTTTTGTTTACTCGGTGGGCGGTGATGCTCGAggtttaaaaaactaattataaatcatttttcttttaattatataattatttaaatatatcaattataaattaatgtaaaaaataattatattttaaatatttttctagcCGATTGAACTTGGATCCTAAATCAACCAGTGAATCTTTATAAATAcacattatattaatttacaaatataaaaaaatttcctctactattaaaaattatttattataaaagaacCCACCAACATGAGCACAATTGCACAAATACTTCTTTAATTAAAACTGATATAACAAacatagtataaaaattaaaataagattaagtgattatattaatgtaattaactTATAAATCTATCACATATGTATAAAAGAAGAAACATATGACCACTGTAGATTTAAAAGATGACGACGgataaaacaaaagaattgaGGGATAAATTAACATTTACTCTCTTAACTCTGTAATTCTTTTGTGCTCACATTAATTCCTAAATAAGCCCAGATTCCATTAAGGTGTGATTATAGGACATTTTGAGGTTGTGTCATTTCatcactttaaaataaaaaattatataaattatataaaatctaaaaactataaaaaaaaccattttagGTGACGGTGTGTTATTAAGTATGTTTTTATtgtgaaatataatttataatagcCTATTTCTGTAGCAAcaacatacatatttgttttattattattaagaaagTAAAACAGTACAGTACAGGGTGAGAAAATCCCTGCATTTCATAAAGAGGGACAAAAACATAGCAATGAGACCATCCAGAAAAATCCACCTCCAATAAATCCCTTCGTTTTGAGCAAGATCAACAACAAATTACGAAGAAGTTAAATATAAAGATGATCTTTCCATGCCTGTTTTAGCCAAGGTATCAGCTAAACAGTTTGCTTCGCTAACAACAAACACAAAGGATAAATCAATGATAGCTCCTCAATCTCTTGGCAAATACATGGGAAATCCATTAAGAGAATTTAAAGAATTTGATTCAACAATAAGCTTAACTTTGTGCAGCCAATCGGTTTGAACAAAGACATCTAATTGCCAACAATTCAACCAAATTAGGATCAAGAGCATAGATCGGTCCAGAGAATAAGGCTAAAATTATTCCTTTATCATTGCGTAGGGCACCTCCATATCCACTCATACTAGACAAATTTTAGAGTACCTTCGGGCGGAGGGCACCATCTCTTTATTACTTTCTTAATAACAAACATGGAAGAATTTATTGgcattgattaaaataaattagtacCAATCAACATATGCACGAATGCAATGACATTTGAGTTTGGGAAAATATATGATCCCTATTTTCCAACTCGTAGGATGCTAGCAAGTACACAATTTAGACCATTTCAAGCTTGAGTTTatcatttcaaaaaataaaaaaaaaaccttgagcttattaattttaaattgtctcTTCACTTAATtccaagaataaaaaagaaattagataATTGTAGCCCCTAAATTTAGACAAAACACAAACGATATTCACTTGGTAAACATAATCGAGGGGATTTTAAACTTTTGAGATGTAGTTCAAGACTTGTGGTGCTACAAATGTTGCCAAGACTGGGTTTGAAGAGAGGAGGGACATTGCCTTTTCAGTGTTGGAAAGTGGGGTGGTTAGCAACCATGGTTTTTACACCACAAATCAGATGAGAAAAGCAGAAACCTTGAAGGTAAATCAGAAAAAGGTAGACGAACTAAACAATAAACACcccaaaacaaaaccctaaaatatatCTACCAGAAAATGAAATACAATAAAGACCCATTGAAGAAATTGGAAAAAACGAAAGGGAGAAGAAAGCAAACCTGGGTCTGGCCGTCTGGCGTTTGGgtattgaagaaattggaaaaaaaacgAAAGGGAGAATGAAACTATGAAAGATTGAAAGTCGATTGTTGCTGACTTGCTCTAATGCTGTTACTTACCTGTTGAGAATTAAGAAAACTAGAAAAGGTTCGGTTCTTGGACAGTCCAAGTCCAACGAGAGAAAATAAATTGGGTTGGGTTTAATTTAAGGCCCATGGTATTTACCCTACAAAATttggttaaaccgaaaaaattcggttaaccaatCGGTTTCAAACCGATTTAACCATTAActgaaaaatccaaaaatccttaaccgacccccgaccaaaaaaaattgattaaccaACCGATTAATCAAATTCGGTCGgttaatctaattttttcaattttacccgAATATTACATACTCCTACTTTCAGTGAGAGTAGGTGTATTTTCAAGAAGGGTGTTTAAAGTAGGTGTGAGTGAATTAGTGATAGGTATTACAGGAGAATCAATGGGAGTAGTCACGGGTGACAAATCTGCAAGTAAAGGCAAAAATAGTGGCAATTCTGAAGGTTAAGAATGAAGAATAGAAGGAGATACCTGATGTGGCTAAAAATCACTCCATGGCTCCCCTTGAATTTCAGCCGGAGTGAAATAGCGATCCTGCTCATAAAATGTTATATCCATAGTGGTAAAAAATCATTTAGAAGGAGGATGATAGCATTTATAACCCTTTTTAAGTGAAGAATACCCAACCAGTATACATTTTAAAGACTTAGGGTCTAACTTGGACTTATTAGAAGCAATATTTTGGATAAAAACAGTGCAACCAAAGATTTTAAGTAGCAGAATGGAGGAGATAGGCTTAAAATGGGGAAAGTGCTGCAAAAATGTAGATTGAggtgtttgaaattttaaaaccttaCTAGGCATTCAGTTGATTAAATACGTGGCAATTAATAAGGCTTCCCCCCACAAATATTTGGGAACATTAGTTATAAATAGAAGAGAACGAGTGACTTCAAGGAGGTGCCTATTTTTCCTTTCGACAATGTTATTTTGCTGTGGGGTTCCAACACAAGAACTAAGCTGAACTATGCCCTTTTCCCTGAAAAAATCACCTAAAGACCTAGCAAAAAATTCATTGCCATTATTAGATTTAAAGAGCTGGATTTTAGACCAAAATTGAGTGAGAACCATGTTATAAAATTGTGCAAAAACACCAACAGTTTCAGATTTATGTTTCAGCAAATAAGTCCAAGTTATCCTACCGTGATCATTAATGAAAGTGATAAACCACTTATAATTATCAGCATTCTTCACCCGAGAATAACCCTAAATATCATTATGAATCAAAGCAAAGGGGTGAGAAGGCTTGTATGgagaaggaaaataagattATTTAGTATGTTTGGCATGAGAGCAAACTttgtaagaaaaaaattttggccttTTATTAATGAATAGAGCAGGAAGCAATTTTGCAAGGTATCAGAAACTAGGATGGCCTAAATGAAAGTGCCAGAACATAACAGTATCAACTTTTTTTAAAGCGGTGAAAGATTTAAAGATCTCAGTTTTAGGAGAGGAAGGGGGGATGTAGAGGCCATTCTGTAAGCTGGCCTTACCAATCATCTTCTTTGAGTTCAGTGCCTGCAAAGTACAATCAAGATCATTAAAAATTGCGAAACAGTGCAAGTCTGTGGAAATTTTACTTACGGAAATGAGATTGCAAGCCAGATTTGGTACAAAGAGAACATTTTTAAGTGCGATttgttcattgagaacaagTGCCATGTCCTTTTATTTTCCACAAGGAACTATCAGCCGTTTTGACAACTTTACCAAAGGTTTGGAAAAAAGTGCGAAACAAGGTCTTGTTACCAGTCATATGATTTATAGCACCAGAATCGAGGATCTAATTAGGAGTCAACTGGGAGGAGAAAAATGATGTAGAAGAAGGGTTACCTTCTGGTTCTTTTATGACCAGATTACCCTTACAAGACCCTTGAAACTTTCCAAACAGTTTTTGAAGTTCAACAATCTGCTCTTTGGTGAAGCTAGTGACAGATGTGGCAGCGACAAGGCTTGATTTATCATCTCGAGAGTTCTTGGACTTCCAGTCCTGAGGCTTACCATAACACTTCCAACACTCGTCCTTGGAGTGGCCGGGCTTTTTGCAATGATCACACCAAGGTCTCACCTGTTTGGAAGAGGGAGATGAGTGATGTGTCAGTAAGGCAGATCCTTCAGGAGTGGAATATGGTTCATCAAGCAGCATCACACACATTCGGCTTTCTTCCTTATTGACCATAGAGAAGGCCTCTCGAAGGAAGGGAAGAAGAGAAATAGCCAGTACCCTACCGCGAACCTCGTTCAGGTCCTTGTTTAAGCCTTGTAGAAATTGAAAAAGCCTTATTGAGTGACAATTTCTTGATAAAGGCGACATCTCTTGGATCTGCCCAATCATCTTAATGCATACAAATCTAATTCTTGCCAAAGAGCGGTAAGGGTATTGTAGTAGAGAGTAATGGGCATGGTTCCTTGCTTAAGGGTGGTATCGATTTTCAACATGATACAATTCAACAATGTTATCGGTGCTAGAGTAGGTTTCATGATTGCACTCCGGATGTTAGCGGTACGTGGTGTAAAGAAGAAAGTTTCTGCTTATACTCAAGGTCATGAAATTAAGGAGCCAAGTCATAACCTGACCATTGTCACGCATCCACTTAGCAAAACCAGTGTCAGACACAACATGCTTCTTGATTTCACCAGTAACATAGCCCAATCTTTCTCTGCCCAAGAGAAAAATCTTAACCGGTTAGGACCATTCTAGAAAATTGTTGCCATTCAATCAATGAAAGGTGATAGTCAAACCAGACCAATTTGATTGAACATCAGAACCAGAAAAGTTTTCTGGATTTGAAGTAATCTCTGTAGTAGAAGAAGGAGATGTAGAATAAGAAGTCCCGGACATGGTCTAAGTTGGAAAGAAATCGGAACCTAATCTGATACTATGTAGAAATTAGAGTAATTctctatatttctatattattcaATAGAATATATTACACCTTTATATATACAAACTATGTCTCTAATCTAGGAAACTCTAAGTTAGGAAAGATACTAATATTAGGAGATATGATCCcttaaaataatgaattgtaataaaaagaatattttcagAATCCCTTAACTGAAGGGATGACATATATATCTATAATTCCTACATGTTGTCCAGCATAAGTACCCCTGATTAGTTGTATAATATAGGCTCGAGCAGCACACATCATCTCGTGCTTAGTGGCGGTGCTTGATAACTCCTTAAAATTTGCTCTCAACCATGCCAATGTTAAGCATGTGAAATTTTATTCCCCTTCACTAGGGGACCGTTCAAGCAATCTGCAGCATAGTACTGAAGGTTCCAACACTTTGCTTCGACCCATGACCATAGCATCGTCAACTCGTAACCCTAGTTGCATAGCGACATCTTCTAATGTGATAGTGCACTCCTCGCACAGCATAATGAAGGTGTGGGTCTTCGTACACCACCGCTCAACCAAGGCGGATATTAAGTTCGCCCTCAGGTCAAACCTTCGGATCAATGCGACGTCTCCAAATCCCGCAAATTGTAAGTATTGCATGACCCGTTCATTCGGATCATACTTGGGAAAATGAAACCGCGGCCTCAAAACTCGATACCCATCTTGTatggtaaattttttataaaaatatgataaattaattatcataataatttaaacttaaatttatatattgaggAGTAAAACTGAAAGgttgagaaaacaaaaaaatcacacTTATACTATACCAACGTAGTCAttctaagtattttttatttaagttaaattaaatgaataaaatattaataatagaatgAGTAATAGAATGAACCCAAGACTCAAAATATAGAATAGAGataaaacccaaaacctagAAGCTAAAAAGAAAgcaatgtaaaaaaaaaaaacctcatttttttgttctttctcatattttctcgggaaacaaatagaaaaaatctAACTACCCAGAAACTTTATTAATTGTCGGGTTTCAATAATGAATTCTTCATTTCGAGTCTATTGGGTAATCCGGATCTTTATAGCCCAAATTTGAAACCGCTTCCTCCATCCctagaaactttatttttctcagTACCTTCTACGTCGAACAAAGAAGCAACAACAGTAGCAAAAGATGAAGGAGAGGAATTGAAATCAGTCATTAAAAGCAAACGTGTttagcaaagaaaagaagagaaaaagacaTTAGGAAGAAGAAAGGTCAtcgggaaaaagaaaagaaaaggaaattggGAAGAAGAAAGGtaacagagaaaaagaaagaaaaaaggaaattgggaagaaagaaaaaaaagaaatagtttttaaaatatttttttagattatgacATTATCATGATATCATTTATGCCACGTGTCCCAATCTCATTTCGCCACCTGTCTTGAACTTAACGATGTTATACTTAGGTATCGATTTAGTTTACCAAAAAAAAGTTCGGGTACCAATCTGGGACAAAAGAAAAACCAGAAGTACAAATCTGGGAGAAGTGGGCAAGTTCGagtatcaattttatatttaacccttttaagtttatatgacatgaaaatatattattagttgaatttttttaaaaaaatataacagtTTGGTGTAGAATGAGTAATAGAAGAATAGTTTAGGTACCATTTGTgaccaaaaaaaagtttaggcaccaacttgagaaaaaatattatttaggcACTAATTTGTGGGTTAAGCCTTTTTAAAAATAGGCTTAATGGTTTGACTAACATTATGACTATTGGATATATcaacttggaaaaaaaaaacagtttggGTACCATTTATGACCAAAAAAAGTTAAGGTACTAATATGAGAGAAAACAtagtttaagtaccaatttgtgaattaaactaaatttgaatatattatatatttatactagttTTTATCTAGTGTGATGGGTTTGGTtgtttgtataaattaaaatatattatatttatttttaaaacttattgcagaatttaaagcattttaaaaataatatgagtgagaaattaaaaatatataaatgtttaatttttagaatatttatagttTGTATTATggtcaattaaaatatattttatttatttaaaaatgttgaaaattttgtaatgtTTTAGGAATATTATgatcgaaaaattaaaaataatataaatatttttatttgatttaatataaacatatgtCTCACCTCTTAGTGaacattaaatgaaaattattaattatttgaaaaacaaagttaattgtgttgaattttttaaatcagcagattttaaaaaaattcaatagttATGATAATAAACGTGTGAAACAAATTTAAAGAATAGTTTAGGTATCATTTTCGTGCTCAAAACACACACAAAATTAAAGCATGATAATAAACGTGTGgaaacaaatttatataaatatttttattttgaaaatagttatgaTGCAACATATAATACCTAACTTGATGATACACGACATGATAGAAAAGTTATTTtagggataatataattttagccCTTGAACTTAGTAAATAgatttatattagttttaaaggttttttattcattttggtcCATAAATTTGAAGATCGTTTTCTATTTAAGCCCATTCTATTAATGaccatgaaaaaaaaagggatacTGTAACTTTGCCTTATGAACTTGACAACTACGTTCAATTTGAtcattgaacttgaaaattctatttttttttatgtttgctACCTGCATTGTTTTTACCAGCCATCGTTATTAAAACACTGAATATGACACTTTGAGATTGTGCCACATTaacacttaaaaataaatagatgatGATGTGGTACAATCTTAGAGTgttatattcattattttttaagtgaTGAAGTGACacaatctcaaaattttacatcTATCAAATTGATAGATTATTCAAGTTTAAGCCAAAAGTTAGAGTATAATAAAGATTAATGGAATATATGCATAAAAATAGAGGTGATGTTGAACATGGGAAATATAACATgtaaaatctcaatttcaatataaccttcaaaattttgatatcaataaaatgaaattggaTTTGCGGATCCAAATCCAATCATCTTTTTAATCACAAGTTGCTCCGcggaagaaaataaagattgaaactaaaaaacatgtttagtatttattttctcataaaaccattatacttaaaataagaaattcttacatatatttaaacttatcaattaaattaaaagttaaaatttaaaatcaattgtTTTGAATTTCACAAAGAActtttttgttctatttttattttttcaataaacaaattcctttttttccaaaaataaagcCCCATTGAGTCTGAATAAATCGTTATTCATGAATGTCCTACAACAACaagttttgttttcattttgccACCAAAATCTCGTTTTTTGGTATGAGTTAGTTCTCTTCCTTTCAATGCTCCCATAATCTTATGAAAGagtatttctttattattattgttaaatggTAATTTTAGGATAAGGTTTAGATTTAAATTTGTGAAAACTTTTGGAGGTAATTATTGAAGAAAGGTGGTGATGAGTTTTTAGAACTCTTTACCTTCACCCTCATCAACTTTATGGTCTTAACAACAATgtcaatcttttattttaataacttcAACTTATTGGAAGGTTTTGTGTGGTTTAAATGGGTTGAATCCAAAtgattatattcaattattacatatatgaatattaatatCAACCTAATTTATATGGGTTcaatctaaaattttcttttcaagcttAATACTCTAgtgacttaaattttttttcacattgTGTCCGTGAAGATTGATACTTAAAACTTAACTTTGAAT
This genomic window from Gossypium raimondii isolate GPD5lz chromosome 10, ASM2569854v1, whole genome shotgun sequence contains:
- the LOC105775253 gene encoding uncharacterized protein LOC105775253 isoform X2 codes for the protein MSTEPTSIEGSVTPPTSIDSENSGVGASSQTKRTTGKRKIAPQSHSSRKKMGKERKKNCFILSFIPHAGTLPPFQLRLKHSKGTDGAPPLVPLARGRVQKLLNVGGCRDVGGCCGASSLPTD
- the LOC105775253 gene encoding zinc finger BED domain-containing protein RICESLEEPER 2-like isoform X1, producing the protein MSTEPTSIEGSVTPPTSIDSENSGVGASSQTKRTTGKRKIAPQRSEVWSHFTKIINSQGASKAKCNYCQKEFCCDMKKNGTGLLKYHIDSCKKNPSNVVENTQGQLVLPRKGVEGGEGNLSTWRFDQEVCRKGVAQMIVIDELPFKFVESEGFKKFMFVACPRFHILSRTTMTRDVYQLYLDERIKIKQLLKSSCSRVCLSTNTWTSFQRVNYLCITTHFINNDWKLNKKILNFCPISSHKGESIGMVIEKCLLNWGIDKLFTVTIDNASSNDVAIGYLRKKLNPRGGLVQNGKYLCRNHFSIKQKKTLVFNLKTKIGAATDPLLKCDRVTLKNDFGL